One genomic segment of Meiothermus sp. QL-1 includes these proteins:
- a CDS encoding ATP-dependent helicase produces MSLRLTDEQQAIVAHNEGPALVFAVAGAGKTTALVHRIERLVREEVFEPRKILATSFSRMAVDDLRQALSRWPHTLGVQVSTLHALCYRILRKAEREGLWPGAELREEAERILLQRAMQRARELRCSWVSELDGLEPEDFLNYVGACKGNLQYADLKGAGLPPAALRVAAQAKAPEGLEWYLDLYRLFEQVRREEGILTFDDMLMQGWEVLVRHPDLLQAVQRAFQAVLVDEFQDVNLAQSELLDLITAPHRNYMAVGDDDQTIYEWRGASPRFILEFARRYGAKKYLIRDTFRCPLPQALLANQVIAQNPQREPKRLSPVRLGKGRVHLCLPPHAPAQALALVDEVESLQAQGYRLDQMVVLLRLYAQTPYLEQLLLERSIPYQVVGSPPFYQRPEIRVLLSYLRLALGEGEAQDWFAVYNTPKRYLSRAVAEVVWRRAQEVGLEEALVQVAHQEVSAQRPLLELAELFFWLRSAAGAPAHAVLEALERRLDYSRHLLRGLPEVGAGRVEGVRVFIEYARDKGQVRDLLAHLRELVRWHDGTSAERLSLMSIHRSKGLEWPIVFLPDCNLGTFPYSSGNLEEERRLFYVALTRSSSHTYLYALSSLPLSPFLQEAEVLEAAERLEKALAQPPEALSTAALVALAREVAAFGLERFLSHWWPATARLVARVLRLFARAEAMGLSAALGLTAEAKKVWADLGSEPGEGPPGEFADLAALAPQPKSGPLPGQWVRHLQFGVGRVVALEDGVVTVAFAEGMRRLALRYARLEVLG; encoded by the coding sequence GTGTCTTTGCGCCTGACCGACGAGCAGCAGGCCATTGTGGCCCACAACGAGGGGCCTGCGCTGGTTTTCGCCGTGGCCGGGGCCGGCAAGACCACCGCGCTGGTGCACCGCATCGAGCGCCTGGTGCGGGAGGAGGTCTTCGAGCCGCGCAAAATCCTGGCCACTTCCTTCAGCCGTATGGCGGTGGACGACCTCAGGCAGGCGCTCTCGCGCTGGCCCCACACCCTGGGGGTGCAGGTTTCCACCCTGCATGCGCTCTGCTACCGCATCTTGCGCAAGGCTGAGCGGGAGGGCCTCTGGCCTGGAGCTGAGCTCAGGGAAGAGGCCGAGCGGATTCTGCTGCAACGCGCGATGCAGCGGGCCCGCGAGCTCAGGTGCTCCTGGGTTTCCGAGCTGGACGGCCTCGAGCCCGAGGACTTCCTGAACTACGTGGGGGCCTGTAAAGGCAACCTGCAGTACGCCGACCTGAAGGGGGCCGGGCTGCCTCCAGCGGCCCTGCGGGTGGCTGCGCAGGCGAAGGCCCCCGAGGGGCTCGAGTGGTACCTGGACCTGTACCGGCTTTTCGAGCAGGTGCGGCGGGAGGAAGGAATTCTTACCTTCGACGACATGCTGATGCAGGGCTGGGAGGTGCTGGTGCGGCACCCCGATTTACTCCAGGCGGTGCAACGGGCCTTTCAGGCAGTGCTGGTGGACGAGTTCCAGGATGTGAACCTGGCCCAGTCGGAGCTGCTCGACCTGATTACCGCGCCGCACCGCAACTACATGGCGGTGGGCGACGACGACCAGACCATCTACGAGTGGCGGGGGGCCAGTCCACGCTTCATCCTGGAATTCGCTCGCCGGTACGGGGCGAAAAAATACCTGATCCGCGACACCTTTCGCTGCCCGCTGCCCCAGGCCTTGCTGGCCAACCAGGTCATCGCCCAGAATCCCCAGCGCGAGCCCAAGCGGCTGAGCCCCGTTCGGCTGGGAAAGGGGCGGGTGCACCTGTGTTTGCCGCCCCACGCGCCGGCCCAGGCCCTGGCCCTGGTGGACGAGGTTGAGTCCCTGCAGGCGCAGGGCTACCGGCTTGACCAGATGGTGGTGCTCCTCCGGCTCTACGCCCAGACCCCCTATCTGGAGCAGCTTCTCCTCGAGCGCTCCATCCCCTACCAGGTGGTGGGCAGCCCTCCCTTCTACCAGCGGCCGGAGATCAGGGTGCTGTTGAGCTATCTGCGCCTGGCTTTGGGCGAGGGGGAGGCGCAGGACTGGTTTGCCGTTTACAACACGCCCAAGCGCTACCTGAGCCGGGCTGTGGCCGAGGTGGTTTGGCGGAGGGCGCAGGAGGTGGGGCTGGAGGAGGCTTTGGTGCAGGTGGCGCACCAGGAAGTTTCGGCTCAGAGGCCGCTGCTCGAGCTGGCCGAGCTTTTTTTCTGGCTCCGCTCTGCTGCGGGTGCGCCCGCCCATGCCGTGTTGGAAGCCCTGGAGCGGCGCCTGGACTATTCCCGCCACCTTCTTCGCGGCTTGCCCGAGGTGGGGGCGGGTCGGGTGGAGGGGGTGCGGGTCTTCATCGAGTACGCGCGGGACAAGGGCCAGGTGCGCGACCTCCTTGCCCACCTGCGCGAGCTGGTTCGGTGGCACGACGGTACTAGCGCCGAGCGGCTCAGCCTGATGAGCATTCATCGGTCGAAGGGCCTCGAGTGGCCCATAGTCTTCCTCCCAGACTGCAACCTGGGCACGTTTCCCTATAGCAGCGGAAACCTGGAGGAGGAGCGGCGGCTTTTCTACGTGGCCCTCACCCGCAGCTCGAGCCACACCTACCTCTATGCCCTATCCTCCCTGCCCCTCTCGCCCTTTTTGCAGGAGGCGGAGGTGTTGGAAGCAGCCGAGCGGCTGGAGAAGGCCCTAGCCCAGCCCCCCGAGGCTCTTTCCACCGCTGCGCTGGTGGCCCTGGCCCGGGAGGTAGCCGCGTTCGGCCTGGAGCGCTTTCTCTCCCACTGGTGGCCCGCTACGGCCCGGCTTGTGGCCCGGGTGCTGCGCCTTTTCGCCAGGGCCGAGGCTATGGGGCTTTCGGCTGCGCTGGGGCTTACGGCGGAGGCCAAAAAGGTCTGGGCGGACCTTGGTAGCGAGCCAGGCGAGGGCCCTCCGGGAGAATTTGCCGACCTGGCCGCCCTTGCACCCCAGCCAAAGAGCGGGCCTTTGCCCGGGCAGTGGGTGCGACACCTCCAGTTTGGCGTGGGCCGGGTGGTGGCGTTGGAGGATGGGGTGGTCACGGTGGCCTTTGCTGAAGGGATGCGGCGGCTGGCTCTGCGCTATGCCCGGCTCGAGGTGCTCGGTTAA
- a CDS encoding mannose-1-phosphate guanylyltransferase, protein MRRLAVILAGGRGERFWPLSTPEQPKPFLRLFGPKSLLETTGERLRGIFGEASVFVAAPPQLAPLVREHLPWLPEDNLLLEPEPKDTAFAVALALKRLPEGVLAFFPADHHVGDEQAFARDLEQALCAAAELPGLFTIGVPAAYPATGYGYLEKGAEVRPGVYRVARFREKPNPELAEEFVASGRYYWNAGIYLAQRRVWLEEFQQHAPWVLEGRGEKISLDYAVSEKSQRAYMVLATFPWDDLGDWTALERHFPKEGPNLALGRHLGLHTEGAIIYAPEDELVVTIGLQDTVVVRHGKVTLLVRKDLVAELKKVARLLNST, encoded by the coding sequence ATGAGGCGGCTGGCGGTAATCTTGGCCGGAGGGCGAGGAGAACGGTTCTGGCCCCTTTCCACTCCTGAGCAACCCAAGCCTTTCCTGCGCCTTTTCGGCCCCAAAAGCCTGCTGGAGACCACGGGCGAGCGGCTCAGGGGGATCTTCGGTGAGGCCAGTGTGTTCGTGGCAGCCCCACCGCAGCTTGCACCGCTGGTGCGGGAGCACTTGCCCTGGTTGCCTGAGGACAACCTGCTTCTGGAGCCTGAACCCAAGGACACCGCCTTCGCCGTGGCCCTTGCCCTGAAAAGGCTACCGGAAGGGGTGTTGGCCTTCTTCCCCGCCGACCACCACGTAGGCGACGAACAAGCCTTTGCCCGGGACCTCGAGCAGGCCCTATGCGCCGCAGCAGAACTCCCCGGCCTCTTCACCATAGGGGTCCCAGCCGCATACCCTGCCACCGGGTACGGGTACCTGGAAAAGGGCGCTGAGGTGCGGCCCGGGGTCTACCGCGTGGCCCGCTTTCGAGAGAAGCCCAACCCGGAGCTGGCCGAAGAGTTCGTGGCCAGCGGCCGCTACTACTGGAACGCCGGCATCTACCTGGCCCAAAGAAGGGTGTGGCTCGAGGAGTTCCAGCAGCACGCCCCTTGGGTGCTGGAAGGCCGCGGAGAAAAGATTAGCCTGGACTACGCGGTGAGCGAAAAAAGCCAGCGGGCCTACATGGTGCTCGCCACCTTTCCTTGGGACGACTTGGGCGACTGGACCGCCCTGGAGCGGCACTTTCCCAAGGAGGGGCCCAACCTGGCTTTGGGCCGGCACCTGGGCCTGCACACCGAGGGGGCCATCATCTACGCCCCCGAGGACGAGCTGGTGGTGACGATCGGCCTCCAGGACACCGTGGTGGTGCGGCATGGGAAGGTCACCCTGCTGGTGCGCAAGGACCTGGTGGCCGAGCTTAAGAAGGTGGCCAGGCTGCTGAACAGCACCTGA
- a CDS encoding CAP domain-containing protein: MRAWLWSLLMLVACSTPGTSSTPELPACSQVAFSAPGSGLVPDAFTQALNQVRATPCRCAGQDFPQPAPPVRWNAQLAQAALAHSQDMQQHNFFSHTGSDGSNPGQRIQRTGYRAASWGENIAAGQPDMPSVIRAWLSSQTGHCQAIKSQSFSEIGAAVVEGNSVNTYRTYWTLVLARPH; the protein is encoded by the coding sequence ATGCGCGCATGGCTCTGGTCACTGCTCATGCTTGTCGCCTGCAGCACCCCCGGGACCTCCTCCACCCCGGAGCTTCCCGCCTGCAGCCAGGTGGCCTTCAGCGCTCCCGGCTCGGGCCTCGTTCCCGATGCCTTCACCCAGGCCCTGAACCAGGTGCGCGCCACCCCCTGCCGCTGCGCCGGCCAGGACTTTCCCCAGCCTGCACCCCCGGTGCGGTGGAACGCCCAGCTCGCCCAGGCCGCGCTGGCCCACAGCCAGGACATGCAGCAGCACAACTTCTTTTCCCACACCGGCTCCGACGGCTCCAACCCCGGCCAGCGCATTCAAAGAACCGGCTACCGGGCCGCAAGCTGGGGCGAGAACATCGCCGCCGGCCAACCCGATATGCCCTCGGTCATACGGGCCTGGCTCTCCAGCCAGACCGGCCACTGCCAGGCCATCAAGAGCCAGAGCTTCAGCGAGATAGGGGCGGCGGTGGTTGAAGGGAACTCTGTCAACACCTACCGCACCTACTGGACGCTGGTGCTGGCCAGACCCCACTGA
- the def gene encoding peptide deformylase produces MAEILPIRLYGDPILKKKAQPVRDFSSLPRLAEDMLETMFEARGVGLAAPQVGLSQRLFVAALYQDEDGEEGEEAPLRTRVKEVYVMANPVITHREGSQSILEGCLSLPGLYAEGAQRDLRVRVEYQNERGEPRVLEAEGYFAVVLQHEIDHLDGILFFQRMPLPLRQRFLEEHREDLALFQRRARAFLREAGQR; encoded by the coding sequence ATGGCCGAGATCCTACCCATCCGCCTCTACGGCGACCCTATTTTGAAGAAGAAAGCCCAGCCGGTGCGCGATTTTAGCAGCCTACCGCGGCTGGCCGAGGATATGCTCGAGACCATGTTCGAGGCCCGGGGGGTGGGGCTGGCGGCCCCGCAGGTGGGTCTGAGCCAGCGGCTCTTCGTGGCCGCCTTGTACCAGGATGAGGACGGGGAGGAAGGGGAGGAGGCCCCCTTGCGGACGCGGGTCAAGGAGGTCTACGTGATGGCCAACCCCGTCATCACCCACCGCGAGGGGAGCCAGTCCATCCTCGAGGGCTGCCTCTCCCTGCCCGGGCTTTACGCCGAGGGGGCCCAGCGCGACCTGAGGGTGCGGGTGGAGTACCAGAACGAACGGGGAGAGCCCAGGGTTCTGGAGGCCGAGGGCTACTTTGCGGTGGTGCTCCAGCACGAGATTGACCACCTGGACGGAATCCTCTTCTTCCAGCGGATGCCCCTGCCCCTCCGGCAGCGCTTTTTGGAGGAACACCGCGAGGACCTGGCCCTTTTCCAGCGGCGGGCCCGGGCCTTCCTGCGGGAGGCCGGCCAGCGGTAG
- the fmt gene encoding methionyl-tRNA formyltransferase, translating into MGRRLAFFGSPAWALPVLEALCQHHEVALVVTQPDKPAGRGLRLTPCPVAAWAEARGLRVEKPARLRKNPEFLALFQSLGLEVAVTAAYGKILPAELLEVPEYGFLNLHPSDLPKYRGPAPVQWTLINGETETAVCIMQTDAGMDTGPILARWRTPIGPDETAVELSERLRAKGIELLLGLLENLEHLNPSPQPPQGTHAPMLRKEDGRIRWADSAAAIYNRHRGVQPWPGSWFSFQGRRVQVLRMRKEDLPPASPGTVVGIGEGVMVAAGEGGIALLEVKPEGRRPMPAADWARGVRLLPGAELV; encoded by the coding sequence ATGGGGCGCCGACTGGCCTTCTTTGGCTCGCCGGCCTGGGCCCTGCCGGTGCTGGAGGCCCTCTGCCAGCACCACGAGGTGGCCCTGGTGGTCACCCAGCCCGACAAGCCCGCAGGCCGCGGTCTCAGGCTGACCCCCTGCCCGGTGGCGGCCTGGGCGGAGGCGAGGGGCCTTAGGGTGGAGAAGCCCGCGCGGCTTCGTAAAAACCCTGAGTTCCTGGCGCTTTTTCAAAGCCTGGGCCTCGAGGTTGCCGTCACCGCAGCCTATGGCAAAATCCTCCCCGCCGAGCTGTTGGAGGTGCCCGAATACGGCTTCCTCAACCTGCATCCCTCCGACCTGCCCAAGTACCGGGGCCCCGCGCCGGTGCAGTGGACGCTCATCAACGGCGAGACCGAGACCGCAGTCTGCATCATGCAGACCGATGCGGGCATGGACACCGGCCCCATCCTGGCCCGCTGGCGCACCCCTATAGGCCCTGACGAGACTGCGGTGGAGCTTTCCGAGCGGCTTCGCGCCAAGGGCATTGAGCTCCTGCTCGGCCTGCTGGAGAATCTAGAGCACCTGAATCCCTCCCCCCAGCCCCCCCAGGGCACCCATGCCCCCATGCTGCGAAAGGAGGATGGCCGGATACGCTGGGCGGATAGCGCCGCGGCCATCTACAACCGCCACCGGGGGGTGCAGCCCTGGCCCGGGAGCTGGTTCAGCTTCCAGGGGAGGCGGGTCCAGGTCTTGCGGATGCGCAAGGAAGACCTGCCTCCGGCCTCGCCGGGGACGGTGGTGGGGATCGGGGAAGGGGTGATGGTGGCCGCGGGCGAGGGGGGCATAGCCCTGCTCGAGGTCAAGCCCGAGGGAAGGAGGCCCATGCCCGCCGCCGACTGGGCTCGAGGGGTCCGGCTACTGCCTGGGGCAGAACTGGTTTGA
- a CDS encoding CAP domain-containing protein has protein sequence MVGMRAVGLCLVLLAGALAQSPLELEVLRRTNEARQAQGLGPLVWDALAHRAALHHAQDMLKRNYFAHRSPEGQGPAERLQRAGVLEVAVGENLAQFAGYPEAEVPRRALEGWLESPGHRANLLNPRFTHLGVGLVREGRRVVVVQNFVARPFELGVERAPVQAERTILRLSGTAPGTLGVFLGDHLFARLEPPISAHLELPPGAQVRYALYDGKGWWAVRNGEQGLSLEVALERRFAPGQRVDLRLPRGAFVLALGAEPRLWQSVEGPARLTLTLPSTLGALWVGQRQGGRVLYTHRIPLS, from the coding sequence ATGGTGGGGATGCGCGCGGTGGGGCTTTGCCTGGTGCTGCTGGCCGGGGCCTTGGCCCAGTCGCCCTTGGAGCTCGAGGTGCTGCGGCGGACCAACGAGGCCCGGCAGGCGCAGGGGCTCGGGCCCCTGGTCTGGGATGCGCTGGCCCACAGGGCCGCGCTTCACCACGCCCAGGACATGCTCAAGCGCAACTACTTCGCCCATCGTAGCCCCGAAGGGCAGGGGCCCGCCGAGCGGTTGCAGCGGGCAGGGGTGCTGGAGGTGGCCGTCGGGGAGAACCTGGCGCAGTTTGCCGGCTACCCTGAGGCCGAGGTCCCCCGGCGGGCCCTGGAGGGCTGGCTCGAGAGCCCCGGCCACCGGGCCAACCTGCTCAACCCCCGTTTCACTCACCTGGGGGTGGGGCTGGTGCGGGAGGGGCGGCGGGTGGTGGTGGTGCAGAACTTTGTCGCCCGGCCCTTTGAGCTGGGGGTGGAGCGCGCGCCGGTCCAGGCCGAGCGGACCATCCTGCGGCTTTCCGGCACCGCCCCGGGAACGCTGGGGGTTTTTCTGGGCGACCACCTGTTCGCCCGCCTCGAGCCGCCCATCTCGGCCCACCTGGAGCTGCCGCCCGGGGCCCAGGTGCGCTATGCCCTCTACGACGGAAAGGGCTGGTGGGCGGTCCGGAACGGTGAGCAGGGCCTTTCGCTGGAGGTAGCCCTGGAGCGCCGCTTCGCGCCCGGGCAGCGCGTGGACCTGCGCCTGCCGCGAGGGGCCTTTGTGCTGGCCCTGGGGGCCGAGCCGCGGCTGTGGCAGAGCGTGGAGGGGCCGGCGCGGCTGACCCTTACCCTGCCCTCCACCCTGGGGGCTCTTTGGGTGGGGCAGCGGCAGGGGGGAAGGGTCCTCTATACCCACCGGATTCCCCTGTCGTAG
- a CDS encoding pitrilysin family protein gives MALSQVEVLPNGLTLAVEERPWSPGVAMQLLLPVGAVTDPEGLEGAASLLEGWLWKGAGPYDARALADAFDRLGVRRASSSGLEHTTFTAQFLADKLSAVLRLYAEVLQRPHLPEEGLEAVRQMALQGLAALEDQPPKKMFVALRRAVFQSPHGRNPEGVRAHLEAARAADLREDFARRYAPRGAILALVGGVSYEAARSAVLEALGGWQGEGVPHPPVVLNPPCALHLEQETAQVQIGLIYPDVGFDHPEYYTARLAVQVLSGGMSSRLFTEVREKRGLVYSVYATSGGVRGYSYLMAYAGTTPERADETLRVLEAEIARLAEGVSEEELARTKIGLRAALVMQDESARSRAASMARDLFVLGRVRSLDEIEAQIAAVDIARLNRYLAENPYRNPWVATLGPRKLVMR, from the coding sequence ATGGCTTTGTCCCAGGTAGAGGTTCTACCCAACGGCCTGACGCTGGCCGTGGAGGAGCGGCCCTGGAGCCCCGGGGTGGCTATGCAGCTTCTTTTGCCGGTGGGCGCGGTTACCGACCCCGAGGGTCTGGAGGGGGCGGCCAGCCTGCTGGAGGGCTGGCTGTGGAAGGGGGCCGGTCCTTACGATGCGCGGGCGCTGGCCGATGCCTTCGACCGATTGGGGGTGCGGCGGGCCAGCTCCAGCGGGCTCGAGCACACCACCTTTACCGCTCAGTTCCTCGCCGACAAGCTTTCTGCGGTGCTCAGGCTTTACGCCGAGGTGCTTCAGCGCCCTCACCTGCCCGAGGAAGGGCTGGAGGCGGTCCGCCAGATGGCCCTGCAGGGGCTGGCCGCGTTGGAGGACCAGCCTCCTAAGAAGATGTTCGTCGCCCTGCGCCGGGCGGTCTTCCAAAGCCCCCATGGGCGCAACCCGGAGGGGGTGAGGGCCCACCTCGAGGCCGCCCGGGCAGCGGATTTGCGCGAGGACTTTGCCCGCCGGTATGCCCCTCGGGGGGCCATTCTGGCCCTGGTGGGCGGGGTGAGCTACGAGGCGGCCCGCTCGGCGGTGCTGGAGGCCTTAGGGGGCTGGCAGGGCGAGGGGGTGCCCCACCCACCGGTGGTGCTCAACCCACCCTGTGCTTTGCACCTGGAACAGGAAACTGCCCAGGTACAGATTGGCCTCATCTACCCCGATGTGGGCTTCGACCACCCCGAGTACTACACCGCCCGCCTGGCGGTGCAGGTGCTTTCGGGGGGTATGAGCAGCCGCCTTTTCACCGAGGTGCGGGAGAAGCGGGGGCTGGTCTACTCGGTCTACGCCACCTCTGGGGGGGTGCGCGGCTACAGCTACCTCATGGCCTACGCCGGCACCACCCCTGAGCGGGCCGACGAGACGCTGCGGGTCCTCGAGGCCGAGATTGCCCGGTTGGCCGAAGGGGTGAGCGAGGAGGAGCTTGCGCGGACCAAAATCGGCCTCCGCGCAGCCTTGGTGATGCAGGACGAATCGGCCCGCTCCAGGGCCGCCAGCATGGCCCGCGACCTCTTCGTGCTGGGCCGGGTGCGCTCGCTGGACGAGATCGAGGCCCAGATTGCCGCAGTGGACATAGCCCGCCTCAACCGCTATCTGGCCGAAAACCCCTACCGGAACCCCTGGGTGGCCACCCTGGGGCCGCGCAAGCTGGTGATGCGATGA
- a CDS encoding pitrilysin family protein, translating to MRTPTLSRVEFKEAVLENGLTVIAEINPEARSVALGYFCKTGSRDETPEVAGVSHFLEHMLFKGSERRGALEVNLEFDRLGAQYNAFTSEENTVYYGAVLPEFAPALLELWTDLMRPALRPEDFETEKQVILEEIALYEDRPQAMLFDWGRARYFRGHPLGNSVLGTKASITALTREQMAAYQARRYVPSNLVLALAGKVDWERTLAQVEALTAHWPRGQAPRAYPALEPASGELREPYPKATQAYLAFFAPGVSAQDPRRYAAHLLARILGGEDNSRLHWALADKGLVESVGAGIDEADRAGLFYVHVQADPKNEGVVREVLYQELARLEREGVREEELEQAKNKLATALAFAGETPMQRLMSIGLDYLYNQTYTPLDEVARRVTAVTRDEVEALLEERPFSRGFLYSLVPA from the coding sequence ATGAGAACCCCGACGCTTTCTAGAGTAGAGTTCAAGGAGGCCGTGCTGGAAAACGGCCTGACGGTGATAGCCGAGATTAACCCGGAGGCCCGGAGCGTGGCTCTGGGCTACTTCTGCAAGACCGGCAGCCGCGACGAGACCCCTGAGGTAGCCGGGGTCTCCCACTTCCTGGAGCACATGCTCTTCAAGGGCAGCGAGCGGCGGGGGGCCTTGGAGGTGAACCTCGAGTTCGACCGACTGGGTGCCCAGTACAACGCCTTTACCTCGGAGGAGAACACCGTCTACTACGGGGCGGTGCTGCCGGAGTTCGCCCCCGCGCTTCTGGAGCTCTGGACCGATTTGATGCGCCCTGCTTTGCGCCCGGAGGACTTCGAGACCGAGAAGCAGGTGATTTTGGAGGAAATCGCCCTCTACGAGGACCGCCCCCAGGCGATGCTCTTTGACTGGGGGCGCGCCCGCTACTTCCGCGGCCATCCTCTGGGCAACAGCGTGCTGGGCACCAAGGCCAGCATCACCGCCCTCACCCGCGAGCAGATGGCGGCCTACCAGGCCCGCCGCTATGTGCCCTCCAACCTGGTGCTGGCCCTGGCCGGCAAGGTGGACTGGGAGCGCACCTTGGCCCAGGTGGAGGCCCTCACCGCCCACTGGCCCAGGGGCCAGGCCCCCCGGGCCTACCCGGCGCTCGAGCCGGCCAGTGGCGAGCTGCGCGAGCCCTACCCCAAGGCCACCCAGGCCTACCTGGCCTTCTTTGCCCCGGGGGTATCGGCCCAGGACCCGCGCCGCTACGCGGCCCACCTGCTGGCCCGCATCCTGGGGGGGGAGGACAACAGCCGCCTACACTGGGCCCTGGCCGACAAGGGTCTGGTGGAATCGGTGGGCGCCGGGATAGACGAGGCCGACAGGGCCGGGCTGTTCTACGTGCACGTCCAGGCCGACCCCAAAAACGAGGGGGTGGTGCGGGAGGTGCTGTACCAGGAGCTTGCGCGTCTGGAGCGCGAAGGGGTGCGGGAGGAGGAGCTGGAACAGGCCAAAAACAAGCTGGCCACGGCCCTGGCCTTTGCCGGTGAGACCCCCATGCAGCGCCTGATGAGCATAGGCCTGGACTACCTATACAACCAGACCTACACGCCTTTGGATGAGGTCGCCCGAAGGGTGACGGCGGTGACGCGGGACGAGGTAGAGGCCCTGCTGGAAGAGAGGCCCTTCAGCCGCGGTTTTCTCTACAGCCTGGTCCCCGCCTGA
- a CDS encoding PQQ-binding-like beta-propeller repeat protein: MEPVKLADRYQLLAPLGEGGMAEVWKALDLRMDRPVAVKILHAYLHPSERQRFFQEVRALSRLSHPGVVQVFDLGEEAGRTYFVMELVEGGSYDRLGPFEDGMEGLRLLLASARVLEALAHLHARGVIHRDLTPRNILVTLEGQPKLMDLGLAYLMQESRHLTRTGITVGTPEYMAPEQAKGLPLTPQADLYSFGAVLYRTLTGKPLFEGENDQSVLYQHVYEVPAPPQARNPAVPPAVAELVLALLQKNPAERPASARAAHAVLEEALRTYREHLSATPRAGASRSGHYPSGPARPERLELAGTFDLAGQVAWPGELVAREGNLWVGAGQGLARLDLADGALHRYRLGDEVSAPPVVDGSRVYVAAWDGRLTALTLSGRPVLSFPTRAEITAAPLVAGLIYLPGRDGFLYALDASGTLRWGFQAGSELSAPPTLYRGLLFVAAESGWLFALDPETGRLRYKVETGPVHTAIPARGGLLFIPTWAGEIHAFDPLTREVQWSFDLEGELWGAPALDERNLYAASWAGKLYALNQRTGDVVWELKVGKVTAALSIAHGVLYLGTEEGRVLGVDAQSGRLVFEASGLGPIQVPPLPYRGALYVATLAGKLYRFA; encoded by the coding sequence CTGGAGCCGGTGAAACTGGCGGACCGATACCAGCTTCTGGCCCCCCTGGGTGAGGGGGGAATGGCCGAGGTCTGGAAGGCGCTCGATTTGCGCATGGACCGGCCGGTGGCGGTGAAGATCCTTCACGCCTATCTGCACCCGAGCGAGCGCCAGCGCTTTTTCCAGGAGGTGAGGGCCCTCTCCCGCCTCTCCCACCCTGGGGTGGTGCAGGTCTTCGATTTGGGGGAGGAGGCGGGGCGCACCTACTTCGTGATGGAGCTGGTCGAGGGGGGCAGCTACGACCGGCTGGGCCCCTTTGAGGATGGGATGGAAGGCCTGCGCCTGCTTTTGGCTTCGGCCCGGGTGTTGGAGGCGCTGGCCCATCTGCACGCCCGGGGGGTAATCCACCGCGACCTCACCCCGCGCAACATCCTGGTCACGCTGGAGGGCCAGCCCAAGCTGATGGACCTGGGCCTGGCCTACCTGATGCAGGAAAGCCGCCACCTTACCCGCACCGGCATCACCGTGGGCACCCCAGAGTATATGGCCCCCGAGCAGGCCAAGGGCCTCCCCCTCACCCCCCAGGCCGACCTCTACAGCTTTGGGGCGGTGCTCTACCGCACCCTGACGGGAAAGCCCCTCTTCGAGGGGGAGAACGACCAGTCGGTGCTCTACCAACACGTTTACGAGGTGCCCGCCCCCCCTCAGGCGCGCAATCCGGCTGTGCCGCCGGCGGTGGCCGAGCTGGTGCTGGCCCTTTTGCAGAAAAACCCGGCCGAGCGCCCGGCCAGCGCCCGGGCGGCCCACGCGGTCCTGGAGGAGGCTTTGCGCACCTACCGCGAGCACCTTTCGGCCACCCCCAGGGCCGGTGCCAGCCGCAGCGGGCACTACCCAAGCGGTCCGGCCCGGCCAGAGCGGCTCGAGCTCGCCGGTACCTTCGACCTTGCCGGGCAGGTGGCCTGGCCGGGTGAGCTGGTGGCGCGGGAGGGAAACCTCTGGGTGGGGGCCGGACAGGGGCTTGCCCGGCTCGATCTGGCCGATGGCGCCCTGCATCGCTACCGCCTGGGCGATGAGGTCTCGGCTCCTCCAGTGGTGGACGGGTCGCGGGTCTATGTGGCGGCCTGGGACGGCCGCCTGACCGCCCTCACCCTTTCTGGGCGGCCGGTGCTGAGCTTTCCCACCCGGGCCGAGATTACCGCCGCCCCGCTGGTGGCTGGGCTCATCTATCTTCCAGGGCGGGATGGGTTCTTGTACGCCCTCGACGCCAGTGGCACCCTGCGCTGGGGTTTCCAGGCTGGGAGTGAGCTTTCGGCCCCGCCCACGCTTTACCGGGGGCTCCTCTTCGTGGCCGCGGAGAGCGGCTGGCTTTTTGCCCTGGACCCCGAAACGGGCCGCCTGCGCTACAAGGTGGAGACCGGCCCCGTGCACACCGCCATACCTGCTCGGGGGGGGCTTCTGTTCATCCCTACCTGGGCCGGGGAGATTCATGCCTTCGACCCTCTCACCCGCGAGGTGCAGTGGAGCTTCGACCTGGAGGGTGAGCTTTGGGGTGCACCGGCTCTGGACGAACGGAACCTGTACGCCGCCAGTTGGGCAGGGAAGCTTTACGCTCTGAACCAAAGAACCGGGGATGTGGTGTGGGAGCTCAAGGTCGGCAAGGTCACCGCAGCCCTCTCCATCGCCCACGGGGTGCTCTACCTGGGTACCGAGGAGGGGCGGGTGCTGGGGGTGGATGCTCAGAGTGGGCGCCTGGTCTTCGAGGCCAGCGGCCTGGGCCCCATCCAGGTGCCGCCTTTGCCCTACCGGGGGGCGCTTTATGTGGCCACGCTAGCGGGGAAGCTGTACCGGTTTGCATGA